Below is a window of Cataglyphis hispanica isolate Lineage 1 chromosome 2, ULB_Chis1_1.0, whole genome shotgun sequence DNA.
CATGTACGAAGCACCATACATCTGGTGTCCTAGATAGATTAAGAGCAACCTGTTGCTCGTATATAGCAACGTTTAATGTTCGTTGTACTCTAAACATGCAGCATATGAAGAGGAAAAATGACGGtacatcatatatcatatagaagattaaaaattaaacacgctatctctctttcctaaattcaacaaattgaaaaacttcCGCTTcgaatattaacatttttcatttatcatgcattttttttttcaaggtaAATATTCAAGGTAATTgtcataatatgtattattcatCGAGCGACggatttttgaaagaatttatctCGTGTATCTTTGAGCACACATTTATATGAGATAAACGAAAGTATCGTCTAGACATACGATGCGCCGGAATGTGTAATATACCCATCATTCTACTCGTTCGTACACCAACATTCGTCTTTAAATCTTAGATTTTATCATCTTTACGTGAAGATAATTTGCATTGTGCATGGCATGCGAACATCTCGCGCGCGTTGTTACGATGTATCGCGCGATCGCATCTGAATTTTCTCACCGAGATCCGGTGGATTGTAATCGACTTGACGAAAAACGAGCCACAATTTGTATTGCAATCACGCGTTTGACATTCGACTCCCGCACGTCTTtggcataaatatatgtattcacTGCGATTGTATGTGAGGATGTAGCGTCATCGGTGAGTCGCTTTGTCATCAAGAATCAAGCCCTATAATGTAGCTTAAAACTaactttgttataaattatctacCTATATAATATCGGCACCAATCagtctttattatcataatgattttgaataataaaagaattaggGAAAAATAAGACAACACAATAGAGCGGagcgtatatattatttaacactaataaatataagaaataatatattttttctttggaaAAATTGAACTTATACAGGGAAAATTTTGGGATAGCTTATGAAATATCTAAGGAATtctcgcaaaattttatagGTATATTGTTTTGTGGAAGGctagatataaaatgaattcaTGTTATAGAACAACAAAATGTGTCTGGCTGAtgaaaatggtacaggatgTTGCAGCCAGGCGATTATTCCGAAAAGGCACAGCTGTTTTCCAGATTTCTCGAGCCTTTCTTTGCCTTCCTTCTCttcatttctaatttttcttcccttttccAAGAATAATTAACGCGCGCCAGACTTGAGTGACGTTCGTTGAGTTACCACGAAGACTTAAGTTACAAGATACACAAATAGTGCACGTGTTTCGAGCTCAAACAAACGCGCGACGccataaaatttgcattattatacaCAGCGAGTGGTCGGCAGTAAATATCTGGGAGCAAAGAAGTTGCTTGTCTGTCGGAAATGATTacgtaaaattatgtaattaactgagaaaaaaatgaaatagataatactattttattttttatttactggaACTTTcaaaacgatatatttttctcactatttaaattatatattttaaaaattatatattatatattatagtaaattaaatattatattgaaatattatatttaaatattatatttaaatattatattatattatattatattatatttatatattatattatatttatatattatattatatttatatattatattacatttaaatattatatttaaatattattatagtaaatattattatagtaaatattatagttttaaattaaaaaaattttttaattaaaaaaaattatattttgtatattatagtaaattaaaaaaataaggtttaatatatttttattcaacctttttgcaagaaaatattatctttaaaaatcgaaTACCGATGTCCGCGTCAGTAATTATTCTCATAATCAGATTAATTTGACCTTAAAGGAAATCTATCTAAATCGCCCGTCAAAAAATctctacttaaaaaaatttacaataataataacaaaaaaaaaagtaagataaaGTGTCGTTAAATACATATTGCCGGTATATATACCCGTTACAGAAAGGTACCCATTGTTTCTCAAGCGTTCTGTTCATTACCTGAGCAGATATCGCTGTCGATTGGTTTCGTCCGACTTTGGACGCGAAAACAAGGAAAATAAGCGGCACGGTTTGACCGGCTTAGCTACAGGTCTAGAGTCCAAGTGCGTCAACTACGCAGGCAAAGCTTCTATTCTTTTTCTGCTCTCTTGTCGTTTTCATCATTTCCTGACCGAGAGAATATAATGAATGGAGTTCCGGTCAGTGACAATTTTCTTCACTCTCGGATTTCGTCTCATGTCAGAGATATGCATCCGCCCGGAGACAAAAGCTCGTTGTTACAGAGACTTAAGAAAATCTCATTTGCAGTCCCTTATTAGATAAAGATGTCATGATTCATATTCGCTGGAATTGTTACAAAtattagagatatatattttcatataaatatttattgatatatcattcttatacacatacacacacacacacacacacacacacacacatacacatttaaatgttataaaaaattattcaaataagaaattgattttaaaaaaggtttaataataaaattatttagctaCAAACGATTCTagcgtgaatttttttttttttttgtatattatattaatcattagagatataatattatgagagTTGGGAAAGttactttataaaagtaaCTCGTTACTCTTACCGTTCTTTTTAAAGTAAGAAGtaaatcattatcattactcgttatcaattttttaaaaagtaactcGTTATCGTTACCGTTATTTTCAAGAAGTAATGAGTCGTTACAATATccgttacttttttaatatacattacaaactttaatttttttttaatacaagatCAAATTAAACACTAaacactaaaattttttaaacgttaAAGTAACAAtaaacgatataattttactgaTATCGTTATTGattgacaattttatatgtgCTACTCGCTttacaaagaaagaaacaacAAAAAGAACTTTCAATAGCTTTCATGTAATGCTGCATTTCAATACTTTTATGTTCCtttgtatgaaaattataccgagtaaattcgaaaaaaagcAACGACAAGAGCAAccattaaattcattatcgAAAAATGTAACGAAattacttcttttttaaaatttataacgcCATTACTGTCATAGTTACAGAAAAAAGTTATTGTAACGGCACAAATAAAGCTACTTTCCAActctgaatattatataaagtaaatgtgCGTGCCTTTGTCATCGagtcaatattttcaaacgcTCCATAGGAGGTACAGCGAGTGCAATAAAACCTAAAACTCTATGGAATACGACTGTGCTCGATAGTAGGCCACGATGCAATTCCAATCAAAGACCTTAACGACTTAACGATCCGAACTATTGTCGAGTCATTTATCGAGTCGGTATAACGTACGAATGTATTTTTTgcgtatacatgtatgtactaGTTTGTATATGGGTGTGCACAATGCACACGCAACATATGTACGCGTGTTCTCCGTATGAGATAGTTAAAAGATGATCGGTTATGCGTTTATGCCATGCGCGGCTGCTAACGTGATGCACGCAAGACACATTATCCTACAATTGCAGTCAATCGCGCTAAAGTAcctttacatacatataaaaagaacTATTTTTCGTTTGGCAGTGTTATAATATATCCGTGAATGCGCGCAATTACACGTGCaacgtacaaaaaaattatatatatctagctCCTTGTCATCTGCTTACTAAagtttgcattatatattaatttatgcgaGATagccatttttaaatatcattctaATTTGTTCAATACTTGTGTAGCTACATATTAAGTTACCACTATATTGGCTTTCTGTCAATATCTCCGTGTGTGAATTCTGTGATTTATCAATCATGTATTACGTAGCTTGAGTTgctgtcgaaaaaaaaaaaaataaaaaaaataatatcgatcatAAAAGGATTATGACTGATCTAACATTTTTTAGCTTTCGTATTGCGATGCCACTTACGAACGAGTATTTAACGGTCACTGTATATATTCACGTTTTCAATTTACGGGAATTCAATGGAGGGGTTAATATCATCCCATTTTTTCTTCAGCAATTCTTCCTCGACTTCTGGGGGCAAGATTTTGTAACGCGCATGACGTTTGTTCTCTAGATCCTCTGCCAATTTCTGAAGAAGCTCCTTGAAAACGTAATTGTCTAAATTTTTGGCGATGTAATAAAGGAATAGCCAGTCGCCGAAGTAATACTCGTGAGTGACCTTGAGTACGTTCCACGGATTGTATTTCCCAGGGCAGGCCATGGAAAATACGAATCTATTGAATGACGTGCttctgcaaagaaaaaaaaaaattaaggataAAAGTCACTCTGCGAAGTCGGTATTCATTCGTCATTCGTATAAAAAGCGCTTATCGCGGTATACTATTCGCATTAACttcgtattaataataatcttcttACATCCTTTCCtgtgttatttttagatatgtacaaatcttaaattttgttaacataAAGATCCAAGGCTTCTCAAAGCTTCAACAAgccattatattaaatattatataataatatattatagcatTATTTATCGATCATTTTGTCTTATCTAATTCTTGGCtatttattatcagaaaataataaccAGAGTATTCTGAGTTTTTGCTAGACGTAAACTAATTATCGTTTACTGATCCGTTTGGTTTAATTAGTTCCTagctattttttctattaaaaaatactctttTAACAGCacttaaaaactaaaattatctatatattctcttaGTAGCTAGCTCCTATCTATAAATAGAACTTTATCCATATAGACTTTTTTTACTTGTACAGTAAATTCGAAATGACGAAAACTAAATACAGACTTTTCTGGGTAGTattgtaatcaatttttttcggaGATCTTTCTCCTCTGATACTAAACCTGTCAATTGAGAATTTCCAGAGGCGAAATTAATGAACAAATACtttgacataaatttataaagccaCGCTGAGGACGGAAAAATATGCAGGGACAAAGTTTAGTAACCTGGCGTGAAGGATCATGGTCAGCATTCTCCAAACCAATCCCAAACCGGTTATTACTGCCAGCGCGACGAACCAGAACCAAAGAAGCGTATAGATCTTCTCGTTAACGATGTTCAGTGCCATCACACACAGAGCGTCGTGCTTTTGTATGGAACCAGAGGGGCcgtatttatgaaaaatacatttggttacctaaaaaaatatgattatatattcatgaatATGTTGCCAATGAAGTAGTTGAAAGGCATTGATATGAGCAAAGtctataatcatataatgattaaagTTGATAAGatcttgaattaataatataatgaaagataaaaatttttttttattttataactacaGTTTccaagttttttataaaattgcgtattaaaatattgattaaacaGAGAttgtaatttgaatatttattactgtAGTATCGATTATTGCAAACACGACGACCATCAATATTCCAACagcaatataattgatatcatATTAGATAATCGTTATAGTTttgattattgttataatacgtgtaaaatataaaaagtggtttgatataataaatgaaattgtacCTTCGGAAAAACTATATCGAGTGGATTCATTTTATCCTTAGATATTGGCTCAGAGATTGACTGGCCGAGGCCTAGGAAAGCTCCTCCGAGGAACCAGTCGGTCAAATAAATCTGCATGATTACGTTTGTAAAATTCATAATCTCGCAAAAAGTCAGTCCGTATGCCCACGGACGATTCAAGTGCAAGCGGTTTATGAAGCCGGTGCGAATCTGCTGTATTTTCTCGTCGCGCTCCTTTTTCGAAGGTACCTTGATATTGTCATTTATCTTAAGCTCCTCTTCGCTCAATAATAAAGATGCCAAGTGTAATCCCGAAACTAACATATTTAACCGATTACCTGAAATTCAGTCTATTGCAATTTTCGTGCAATTCTCAAAACAAAAGTATGACACGGTCTCAAGTCTTGTAATTCaaatttcgattattatcGATTGATTAATATCGAGGTATTATCGATATgtgatactaaaaaaaatgattttgtaaataatatacaatgtaaCGTTCTAAGTGTGATACTGTATGCAGGTGTTCAATGATTAGATTACGATGGCAAGGAAAGATTAATGATGATTAGCTCGCTGCTTGAGATAAACGCGGTTGTAAACGTCGTGCGATACGTCAACGTGTGTATGCATATTCGACCTTCCATTTTTCGCCATATATAATGCGGCATGTAGAAGAGAAGCGCTTGAAAGAACAGGACAAAAGGCACCCATTGATAATAAGCGTGATGTATGACGGGGTCGTCTTTAGCCACTGGTCCAACGCCAGGATGTGGTAATTCACCTTGCTGCACCGCGGTAGCATTCAAATGCTTCACCTGAACAGTGAATTGATTGATAACGAGCCACGTCTATGGCAGAGTAATGTTTATTCTTAAAGACGGCATTATTtcccaattatttttaaaacgataACTTTGTTTGAGCTATCCATTAGTTTCCACAATACGttgcgtaaaaatatatatagatatatatatatgtattagacatttcttatataaaaataaatgccttTTAGTATCGTCCTTCAACTATACATTTatgattctaatatttaaaaatatatattatatttataaatatatataatatttaaaaaatatacatatttgatatataaatacaattttaaaaattatctaaatatctttatattgtaataatgtgactgataaaaaattattgtattgaaaaagaatattatacatgatattgtattcatttttatgaaaatgtcaaaacttTAAACTTACCACGGTGTATGTGGACATGAAAAAACAGAAGGTCTCGATAACATTGGATGGTACAGCAGTATCGGCGATACATCTTTTTgaaacaacaaaaatttatttcacgaacattatatatatatatattgattccGCGCACAAAAATATACCTTATATGTTCTCCGATGAATTGTCTGGAGGTGACTAGAATCGATGCAACGAGAAGCAACAAAAACGTAATCCTGTAGTGTAGTCTGAAAACTAATCAGACACAGGCATATCTTTTCATATCCTTTCGTATCCAAAATTCAATATgagatgtataatttatacaaaataggCACAAGAGCAGATAAATCATGCAGATAAACGCGGCAATTAAATATCTCCAATTATGCatcagttattatttaattaaacgcaaCGAAAAAATCGGAAGCGAAGACTCTATTACCGAGATTGTCAATGGCTACCGCGTTCTGATTGACCTTGAATTTAACGTGGTCCTTAAGCACCGCGAAAGCAGCGAACACATTGGCCGCCATGCTGGCTGTGATTTTCCACGATTCTTCTATGGGACGTGAGATTAATGTTTTCTCGTTTGTGTCTCGAGTAACCCGAGGTTGCTCGCGCTTTAATTACGTCGCGCCGCTAATAAGGATCACTTTTGCATCTTGGCGAACACTTCGTGGCTGGCGGGAAATCCCGAATTCCTATCTCGATTAATTGACGCGATTAAGATACGCGAACGACGCTTTATATATTCCAGATAGAGTACCGATCAAGAACATACTGAAAACTCCAAAGCAGTAAAATCTCGCGGTCGTTATCAGGAAAGATGATTACGTAGCACCCTGGACGCTCCACAAAACTCGGTATTATCGAGAGCACGCGGTTATTATTGTCAAGACGTTTCATTCGTTCAGATAAGAGCAGATAGCAGAAATTAAATGGCGTAAAGGCATAATCACAAGTCGCAGCGGCGAGtcggcaaagagagagaaagaaagagagagagagagagagagaaagagagagagagagaataatgaGTCTATGTTATACTGATTCACAATTTagtgataatattttagcaaAGAATGTGGATTGTTGCGAAACGACCTATGACCTATATGTTTCGTCGTTTTTCATGATAAGGAAGCTCTTCGCAGACACTCTTCTCCCTTTGCGGATAATGAAACAATAGATTTCAATAGGAGGAAAATATCAAGAAGCTTTCTCTCAAGAAGCATAGCATCTcttcttgtaaaattaaaaataaatgaaaacgatgtgaagaaaataatataaatggcaAAGATAAGCAAAAATCTCtagtcaaattattttattaaataatatttttatatttagtttgaaaaaaataatcttttcacGTCAACATCTttattgtaatctttttttggaATCTTAATGATATGAGATTAAATTCTTAGATACttcaaatgcatttatatatacaaaatatatatatagttttttagtCAAAAgtcataaagattttatttatgtgtaaatatatttttgcacacACAGGCAttctttgcatattttatatgaattattaatatagagtattctcttttaaaaactaaactacattttcaaatttccAGGATGTTAAATGCTTACAAAGAGATAACAGATCGAGTCCAACtgtcatatatatcataaataagtGGTGACAACAGAATTGCTGAGGAAATATTACAGCTTTTATCAGAAACTTGGCATTGTTTAGACATAGCTTAGCCATAtctttcttgataaaattatctagtCTACCTCATATAAAGtacattaaaatgtatttttacttttatatgaaattattaatcaaaacaggaaattttatatataataacaataattatataaatccaaTTTGCGAATTTATACGATATAACATCATACGTTTATTTGCATTACGTTAGTGTCATGAAAAAGCATTCGCATACAGCATCAATAAATTAGAAAGCCATGTGATACAATAATGCGCTCGTTACACGCAGTGTGATTTCACGCATGCCATGCTGTATTTATCTCTAAGAAAATGTTGATCTATGACGAATCGTCGCGAACTAAGCATACATAAAACGCGAGCAGACAGTAATCCGACGTTAACGACTAGATCGGAATAATAAAACGTTGGAGCGGTCACGTTACATTGTGTAACATGACTGACAAGCAGCATTTTCAGAATTGGACGGGGAACGTGAGTTTGCTCATCTTTAGAAGGACGTGAATAAAATTCTCAGtggagaatttaaaattacaagagGTAACGAAAAGTGGCACAACATTTAtgctagaaataaaatatctatcgtCAATCGTTTAGTGAACAAAtgcatagattttatttataactttaattgtTATTGAATTTTAGAAAACAGATGGAGTTACAAATATGcgcaatacttttttttttttaacatcgtGGTATTTGAAACCTTAAGTAAATTTCTCATTGCGAAATGAATTAGCATATTTTATGGAACGTGATGAGAAGACGAAGAAAGACAGGAAAAAATTGTGGACAAGATAatggaataaattaatctgaaatagtttatatttgcTCGATCAAATTAATGGCTATTTGACTTATT
It encodes the following:
- the LOC126855826 gene encoding innexin inx7; the encoded protein is MAANVFAAFAVLKDHVKFKVNQNAVAIDNLVFRLHYRITFLLLLVASILVTSRQFIGEHIRCIADTAVPSNVIETFCFFMSTYTVVKHLNATAVQQGELPHPGVGPVAKDDPVIHHAYYQWVPFVLFFQALLFYMPHYIWRKMEGNRLNMLVSGLHLASLLLSEEELKINDNIKVPSKKERDEKIQQIRTGFINRLHLNRPWAYGLTFCEIMNFTNVIMQIYLTDWFLGGAFLGLGQSISEPISKDKMNPLDIVFPKVTKCIFHKYGPSGSIQKHDALCVMALNIVNEKIYTLLWFWFVALAVITGLGLVWRMLTMILHARSTSFNRFVFSMACPGKYNPWNVLKVTHEYYFGDWLFLYYIAKNLDNYVFKELLQKLAEDLENKRHARYKILPPEVEEELLKKKWDDINPSIEFP